In Gossypium arboreum isolate Shixiya-1 chromosome 5, ASM2569848v2, whole genome shotgun sequence, a single genomic region encodes these proteins:
- the LOC108489863 gene encoding inactive protein kinase SELMODRAFT_444075-like isoform X1, which produces MFQQSNPSTRKLLVHNTCFVVIQCDLILLYGSLHRRITEQKFLFCCCKELTKKKGGELKTEKAKQQMTEEQKGKQEKTSLGMTEKVVVAVKASKEIPKTALVWALTHVVQPGDCITLLVVPSHGSGRKWGFPRFSGDCSSSSRKSQSGSSSEQKSGISDSCSQMILQLHDVYDPNKINVKIKIVSGSPCGAVAVEAKRAQASWVVLDKQLKHEEKRCMEELQCNIVIMKGSRAKVLRLNLVRSPEKEAEASCQLNPDMQETSVKHPDNKNGSSDSSRGIEAVVTPTSSPELGTPFSATEAGTSSVSSSDPGTSPFCTSDRNADLKKGESIVIKENQDLDESSSEAESENLSLSSVSLRYQPWITEYLTSQHQSSQRLEEPSTRANVRVQGSTSKALLEKFSKLDREAGIGMSSFRSDIGFSGNVREAVALSRNSPLGPPPLCSICQHKAPIFGKPPRWFTYAELELATGGFSQANFLAEGGFGSVHRGVLPDGQVIAVKQHKLASCQGDHEFCSEVEVLSCAQHRNVVMLIGFCIEDRRRLLVYEYICNGSLDAHLYGDHQEPLEWSARQKIAVGAARGLRYLHEECRVGCIVHRDMRPNNILITHDFEPLVGDFGLARWQPDGDAGVETRVIGTFGYLAPEYAQSGQVTEKADIYSFGVVLVELVTGRKAVDLNRPKGQQCLTEWARPLLEEYAIDELVDPRLEDCYSEHEVYCMLHAASLCIRQDPHSRPRMSQVLRILEGDMLMDSNYTSPRYDIGNHSGRVCADQQCYSGSLVNEALEEFNGKLYLDGLRSGTSRTSCADHL; this is translated from the exons ATGTTTCAACAGTCAAATCCATCAACCAGAAAACTCCTGGTTCACAACACATGCTTCGTTGTCATTCAGTGTGATTTGATTCTTTTGTATGGAAGCTTGCACAGGAGAATCACTGAGCAGAAATTTTTGTTCTGTTGCTGTAAAGAACTGACCAAGAAGAAAGGTGGGGAACTGAAAACTGAAAAGGCAAAGCAG CAAATGACCGAAGAACAGAAGGGAAAGCAGGAGAAAACCAGCTTGGGTATGACAGAGAAAGTTGTAGTTGCTGTTAAGGCATCCAAAGAAATTCCTAAGACTGCTCTGGTGTGGGCATTGACTCATGTTGTTCAACCTGGAGACTGCATTACGTTGCTTGTTGTTCCTTCACATGGTTCAG GTAGAAAATGGGGTTTTCCAAGATTTTCTGGTGACTGCTCGAGCAGTAGCCGCAAATCTCAATCAGGATCAAGTTCAGAGCAGAAATCTGGTATCAGTGATTCCTGCTCGCAAATGATCCTCCAGCTCCATGATGTTTATGACCCTAACAAG ATTAATGTCAAGATAAAAATTGTTTCTGGATCACCGTGTGGAGCAGTAGCTGTAGAGGCCAAGAGAGCCCAAGCTAGTTGGGTTGTACTGGACAA GCAGCTCAAACACGAGGAAAAACGATGCATGGAGGAGTTGCAATGCAACATAGTGATTATGAAGGGTTCTCGGGCAAAAGTGCTACGTCTTAACTTGGTTAGGTCACCTGAGAAGGAAGCTGAAGCTTCTTGTCAATTAAATCCTGATATGCAAGAAACATCTGTGAAGCATCCCGATAACAAAAATGGATCATCTGATTCTAGTAGGGGTATAGAGGCTGTTGTCACTCCAACCAGCAGTCCAGAGCTTGGAACGCCATTTTCTGCTACTGAAGCAGGAACTTCTTCAGTGTCTAGCTCGGATCCAGGCACTTCGCCTTTTTGCACCTCAGATAGGAATGCTGACTTGAAGAAAGGGGAATCAATAGTCATCAAGGAAAACCaggaccttgatgaatctagttcaGAAGCTGAGAGTGAAAATTTATCGTTATCTTCAGTGAGTTTAAGGTATCAACCATGGATAACAGAATATCTTACTTCTCAACATCAATCCTCACAACGCCTAGAAGAACCTTCAACTCGAGCTAATGTCAGGGTTCAAGGTTCTACATCAAAAGCCTTACTGGAGAAATTTTCAAAGCTTGATAGAGAAGCTGGAATAGGAATGTCAAGCTTTAGGAGTGATATTGGATTTAGTGGAAATGTAAGAGAAGCAGTTGCGTTATCCAGAAATTCCCCTCTTGGCCCTCCTCCATTGTGTTCAATATGTCAGCATAAGGCACCTATATTTGGAAAACCACCAAGGTGGTTTACCTATGCTGAGTTGGAGCTTGCAACTGGTGGATTTTCACAAGCTAATTTCTTGGCTGAGGGTGGGTTTGGATCTGTTCATAGAGGGGTACTCCCAGATGGACAGGTGATTGCAGTCAAGCAACACAAATTGGCTAGTTGTCAAGGAGATCATGAATTTTGCTCAGAAGTGGAAGTCCTCAGCTGTGCTCAGCACAGGAATGTTGTTATGCTGATTGGCTTTTGCATCGAGGATAGAAGGCGGCTGTTGGTTTATGAGTACATATGCAATGGATCTCTAGATGCTCATCTATATG GGGATCATCAGGAACCTTTAGAATGGTCTGCACGGCAAAAGATTGCTGTGGGAGCTGCTAGAGGTCTGAGATACCTTCATGAAGAATGCAGAGTTGGCTGCATTGTGCACCGTGACATGCGGCCGAACAACATTCTCATCACCCATGATTTTGAACCTTTG GTTGGTGATTTTGGCCTTGCAAGATGGCAGCCTGATGGTGATGCTGGAGTGGAAACAAGAGTGATTGGAACATTTGG GTATTTGGCACCAGAATATGCTCAAAGCGGCCAAGTCACCGAAAAAGCTGATATTTATTCCTTTGGAGTGGTGTTAGTTGAACTAGTTACAGGGCGGAAAGCGGTGGACCTTAATAGGCCTAAGGGCCAGCAATGTCTAACTGAATGG GCTCGTCCACTCTTGGAAGAATATGCTATAGATGAATTGGTGGACCCAAGATTGGAGGATTGCTATTCTGAGCATGAAGTCTATTGCATGCTCCATGCCGCATCATTATGCATTAGGCAGGATCCTCATTCTAGGCCTCGCATGTCACAG GTGCTACGCATATTGGAAGGTGACATGCTTATGGACTCGAATTACACATCGCCAAGATACGACATTGGGAACCACAGTGGCCGGGTTTGTGCAGACCAACAATGTTACAGTGGATCCCTGGTAAACGAGGCATTAGAAGAGTTCAATGGGAAGCTCTACCTTGACGGGCTAAGGTCAGGAACCAGCAGGACTTCGTGCGCAGATCATCTGTAA
- the LOC108451207 gene encoding inorganic pyrophosphatase 2-like gives MAASDIVVIFDFDKTIIDCDSDNWVVDELGATELFNQLLPTMPWNSLMDRMMKELHSQGTTIEDIAAVLKRTPIHLQIIEAIKSAHALGCDLKIVSDANTFFIDTILEHHGLQECFSEINTNPGFVDEQGRLRIFPHHDFTKSSHGCDHPSCPPNMCKGIVIEKIQASLCMEDQKKTIIYLGDGLGDFCPTLKLGDGDYVMPRKDFPVWDLICKNRSLIKAQIYEWSDGEEFKSVLLRLISRIISIDGNNTNANIGQLYSVDCKLNTMALPVTTGHEAFPQALPVLH, from the exons ATGGCAGCATCAGACATAGTTGTGATCTTCGATTTCGATAAAACGATTATCGATTGTGACAGTGACAATTGGGTGGTTGATGAGTTGGGCGCCACCGAGTTGTTCAATCAGCTTCTTCCCACCATGCCCTGGAATTCTCTTATG GATCGAATGATGAAAGAACTTCATTCGCAAGGAACAACGATTGAGGATATTGCAGCCGTTCTAAAAAGAACTCCAATACATCTCCAAATCATCGAAGCCATTAAATCCGCTCATGCCTTAGG ATGTGATTTGAAGATTGTAAGCGACGCAAACACCTTCTTCATCGACACAATTTTGGAGCATCATGGCCTCCAGGAATGCTTTTCGGAGATCAATACAAACCCTGGGTTTGTCGATGAACAAGGCAGGCTAAGGATCTTTCCTCACCATGATTTCACCAAATCATCTCACGGATGTGATCATCCCAGCTGCCCTCCCAATATGTGCAAG GGTATTGTGATTGAAAAGATCCAAGCATCTCTATGCATGGAGGACCAAAAGAAAACAATAATCTACCTTGGTGATGGGCTCGGTGACTTCTGCCCAACTTTGAAGCTTGGTGATGGAGACTATGTGATGCCAAGGAAAGATTTCCCAGTTTGGGACTTGATTTGCAAAAACAGGAGTCTAATTAAGGCACAAATATACGAATGGAGCGATGGGGAGGAGTTTAAAAGTGTATTGCTCCGCCTTATTAGCCGGATTATTTCCATTGACGGAAACAACACTAATGCCAATATTGGTCAGCTCTATTCAGTTGATTGCAAACTAAATACGATGGCGTTGCCAGTCACCACCGGCCATGAAGCCTTCCCCCAGGCCCTTCCCGTTCTTCATTAG
- the LOC108451933 gene encoding 3-epi-6-deoxocathasterone 23-monooxygenase CYP90D1, giving the protein MRACGKESKEGENHRYMMEMMSSLTWIIVFVTAISLSILFLYTKSKSKFSSLSSKNLCHLPLGTLGWPFLGETIDFISCAYSDRPESFMDSRRRLYGKVFKSHIFGTPTIVSTDAEVSRFVLQSDAKAFVPFYPKSLTELMGKSSILLINGSLQRKIHGLVGSFFKSPHLKDQITRDMQNYVQQAMDKWRDDAPIFIQDETKTIAFQVLVKALISLNPGEEMEILKKQFQEFISGLMSLPVKLPGTQLYRSLQAKKRMVKIVHKIIQTKRDSSMSSMVPKDVVDVLLKDASELLTDDLIADNMIDMMIPGEDSVPVLMTLAIKYLSDCPAALHQLTDENLKLKRLKAQNGEPLIWSDYLSLPFTQNVITETLRMGNIIIGVMRKAMKDIEIKGYLIPKGWCFFAYFRSVHLDENHYDWPYQFNPWRWQEKDILSSYNFTPFGGGQRLCPGLDLARLETSIFLHHFVTNFRWVAEEDTIVNFPTVRMKKRMPVWVKRREEPKFPDF; this is encoded by the exons ATGCGTGCGTGCGGGAAGGAAAGTAAGGAAGGAGAAAATCATCGATACATGATGGAGATGATGAGCTCATTAACGTGGATTATTGTGTTTGTGACAGCCATTTCGCTTTCCATCCTATTTCTCTATACCAAAAGCAAATCCAAGTTTAGCAGTTTAAGTTCCAAAAACTTATGCCACCTTCCTCTAGGAACCTTGGGATGGCCTTTTCTCGGCGAAACCATCGACTTCATTTCTTGTGCTTACTCTGACCGCCCCGAGAGCTTCATGGACAGTCGTCGCCGCTT GTATGGCAAAGTGTTCAAGTCACACATATTTGGGACCCCAACTATTGTTTCAACAGATGCAGAAGTGAGTCGATTCGTTCTGCAAAGTGATGCAAAGGCTTTCGTACCGTTTTATCCGAAATCCTTAACTGAGTTGATGGGAAAATCCTCCATTCTTCTAATCAATGGGAGCTTGCAAAGGAAAATCCATGGTCTTGTAGGATCTTTCTTCAAGTCTCCGCATCTTAAAGATCAGATCACTCGGGACATGCAAAATTATGTGCAACAAGCAATGGATAAATGGAGAGATGATGCCCCCATTTTCATACAAGATGAAACCAAAACT ATTGCTTTTCAAGTGCTGGTGAAAGCATTGATTAGCTTGAACCCAGGTGAAGAAATGGAAATCCTCAAGAAACAGTTCCAAGAATTTATCTCAGGCCTTATGTCTTTACCTGTAAAACTACCCGGAACTCAACTTTATCGATCATTGCAG GCAAAGAAGAGAATGGTTAAGATTGTACACAAAATCATCCAAACTAAAAGGGATTCAAGCATGAGTTCAATGGTTCCAAAAGATGTGGTTGATGTTTTGCTCAAGGACGCTAGTGAACTATTAACCGACGATCTAATAGCAGATaacatgattgatatgatgatCCCTGGTGAAGATTCAGTGCCTGTTTTAATGACTCTCGCCATAAAATACCTTTCCGATTGTCCCGCTGCTTTACATCAATTGACG GACGAGAACTTGAAGTTGAAAAGGTTGAAAGCTCAAAATGGAGAGCCATTGATTTGGAGTGATTACTTATCATTACCTTTTACACAAAAT GTAATTACAGAGACACTAAGGATGGGAAACATAATAATAGGGGTGATGAGAAAGGCCATGAAAGACATTGAGATTAAAGGGTATCTAATACCAAAAGGATGGTGCTTTTTTGCATATTTTAGATCAGTCCATCTTGATGAAAATCATTATGATTGGCCTTATCAGTTTAATCCATGGAGATGGCAA GAAAAAGACATACTTAGCAGCTATAACTTCACTCCATTTGGTGGTGGACAAAGGTTGTGCCCTGGACTTGACTTAGCCAGGCTTGAAACTTCCATTTTCCTACACCATTTTGTCACCAATTTCAG ATGGGTGGCGGAAGAGGACACGATTGTCAACTTTCCAACAGTGAGAATGAAGAAGAGAATGCCGGTTTGGGTGAAAAGAAGGGAAGA GCCAAAATTTCCAGATTTTTAG
- the LOC108489863 gene encoding inactive protein kinase SELMODRAFT_444075-like isoform X2, producing MSVAHVLESNMQMTEEQKGKQEKTSLGMTEKVVVAVKASKEIPKTALVWALTHVVQPGDCITLLVVPSHGSGRKWGFPRFSGDCSSSSRKSQSGSSSEQKSGISDSCSQMILQLHDVYDPNKINVKIKIVSGSPCGAVAVEAKRAQASWVVLDKQLKHEEKRCMEELQCNIVIMKGSRAKVLRLNLVRSPEKEAEASCQLNPDMQETSVKHPDNKNGSSDSSRGIEAVVTPTSSPELGTPFSATEAGTSSVSSSDPGTSPFCTSDRNADLKKGESIVIKENQDLDESSSEAESENLSLSSVSLRYQPWITEYLTSQHQSSQRLEEPSTRANVRVQGSTSKALLEKFSKLDREAGIGMSSFRSDIGFSGNVREAVALSRNSPLGPPPLCSICQHKAPIFGKPPRWFTYAELELATGGFSQANFLAEGGFGSVHRGVLPDGQVIAVKQHKLASCQGDHEFCSEVEVLSCAQHRNVVMLIGFCIEDRRRLLVYEYICNGSLDAHLYGDHQEPLEWSARQKIAVGAARGLRYLHEECRVGCIVHRDMRPNNILITHDFEPLVGDFGLARWQPDGDAGVETRVIGTFGYLAPEYAQSGQVTEKADIYSFGVVLVELVTGRKAVDLNRPKGQQCLTEWARPLLEEYAIDELVDPRLEDCYSEHEVYCMLHAASLCIRQDPHSRPRMSQVLRILEGDMLMDSNYTSPRYDIGNHSGRVCADQQCYSGSLVNEALEEFNGKLYLDGLRSGTSRTSCADHL from the exons ATGTCGGTGGCACATGTCCTAGAATCCAACATG CAAATGACCGAAGAACAGAAGGGAAAGCAGGAGAAAACCAGCTTGGGTATGACAGAGAAAGTTGTAGTTGCTGTTAAGGCATCCAAAGAAATTCCTAAGACTGCTCTGGTGTGGGCATTGACTCATGTTGTTCAACCTGGAGACTGCATTACGTTGCTTGTTGTTCCTTCACATGGTTCAG GTAGAAAATGGGGTTTTCCAAGATTTTCTGGTGACTGCTCGAGCAGTAGCCGCAAATCTCAATCAGGATCAAGTTCAGAGCAGAAATCTGGTATCAGTGATTCCTGCTCGCAAATGATCCTCCAGCTCCATGATGTTTATGACCCTAACAAG ATTAATGTCAAGATAAAAATTGTTTCTGGATCACCGTGTGGAGCAGTAGCTGTAGAGGCCAAGAGAGCCCAAGCTAGTTGGGTTGTACTGGACAA GCAGCTCAAACACGAGGAAAAACGATGCATGGAGGAGTTGCAATGCAACATAGTGATTATGAAGGGTTCTCGGGCAAAAGTGCTACGTCTTAACTTGGTTAGGTCACCTGAGAAGGAAGCTGAAGCTTCTTGTCAATTAAATCCTGATATGCAAGAAACATCTGTGAAGCATCCCGATAACAAAAATGGATCATCTGATTCTAGTAGGGGTATAGAGGCTGTTGTCACTCCAACCAGCAGTCCAGAGCTTGGAACGCCATTTTCTGCTACTGAAGCAGGAACTTCTTCAGTGTCTAGCTCGGATCCAGGCACTTCGCCTTTTTGCACCTCAGATAGGAATGCTGACTTGAAGAAAGGGGAATCAATAGTCATCAAGGAAAACCaggaccttgatgaatctagttcaGAAGCTGAGAGTGAAAATTTATCGTTATCTTCAGTGAGTTTAAGGTATCAACCATGGATAACAGAATATCTTACTTCTCAACATCAATCCTCACAACGCCTAGAAGAACCTTCAACTCGAGCTAATGTCAGGGTTCAAGGTTCTACATCAAAAGCCTTACTGGAGAAATTTTCAAAGCTTGATAGAGAAGCTGGAATAGGAATGTCAAGCTTTAGGAGTGATATTGGATTTAGTGGAAATGTAAGAGAAGCAGTTGCGTTATCCAGAAATTCCCCTCTTGGCCCTCCTCCATTGTGTTCAATATGTCAGCATAAGGCACCTATATTTGGAAAACCACCAAGGTGGTTTACCTATGCTGAGTTGGAGCTTGCAACTGGTGGATTTTCACAAGCTAATTTCTTGGCTGAGGGTGGGTTTGGATCTGTTCATAGAGGGGTACTCCCAGATGGACAGGTGATTGCAGTCAAGCAACACAAATTGGCTAGTTGTCAAGGAGATCATGAATTTTGCTCAGAAGTGGAAGTCCTCAGCTGTGCTCAGCACAGGAATGTTGTTATGCTGATTGGCTTTTGCATCGAGGATAGAAGGCGGCTGTTGGTTTATGAGTACATATGCAATGGATCTCTAGATGCTCATCTATATG GGGATCATCAGGAACCTTTAGAATGGTCTGCACGGCAAAAGATTGCTGTGGGAGCTGCTAGAGGTCTGAGATACCTTCATGAAGAATGCAGAGTTGGCTGCATTGTGCACCGTGACATGCGGCCGAACAACATTCTCATCACCCATGATTTTGAACCTTTG GTTGGTGATTTTGGCCTTGCAAGATGGCAGCCTGATGGTGATGCTGGAGTGGAAACAAGAGTGATTGGAACATTTGG GTATTTGGCACCAGAATATGCTCAAAGCGGCCAAGTCACCGAAAAAGCTGATATTTATTCCTTTGGAGTGGTGTTAGTTGAACTAGTTACAGGGCGGAAAGCGGTGGACCTTAATAGGCCTAAGGGCCAGCAATGTCTAACTGAATGG GCTCGTCCACTCTTGGAAGAATATGCTATAGATGAATTGGTGGACCCAAGATTGGAGGATTGCTATTCTGAGCATGAAGTCTATTGCATGCTCCATGCCGCATCATTATGCATTAGGCAGGATCCTCATTCTAGGCCTCGCATGTCACAG GTGCTACGCATATTGGAAGGTGACATGCTTATGGACTCGAATTACACATCGCCAAGATACGACATTGGGAACCACAGTGGCCGGGTTTGTGCAGACCAACAATGTTACAGTGGATCCCTGGTAAACGAGGCATTAGAAGAGTTCAATGGGAAGCTCTACCTTGACGGGCTAAGGTCAGGAACCAGCAGGACTTCGTGCGCAGATCATCTGTAA
- the LOC108489863 gene encoding inactive protein kinase SELMODRAFT_444075-like isoform X3: MTEEQKGKQEKTSLGMTEKVVVAVKASKEIPKTALVWALTHVVQPGDCITLLVVPSHGSGRKWGFPRFSGDCSSSSRKSQSGSSSEQKSGISDSCSQMILQLHDVYDPNKINVKIKIVSGSPCGAVAVEAKRAQASWVVLDKQLKHEEKRCMEELQCNIVIMKGSRAKVLRLNLVRSPEKEAEASCQLNPDMQETSVKHPDNKNGSSDSSRGIEAVVTPTSSPELGTPFSATEAGTSSVSSSDPGTSPFCTSDRNADLKKGESIVIKENQDLDESSSEAESENLSLSSVSLRYQPWITEYLTSQHQSSQRLEEPSTRANVRVQGSTSKALLEKFSKLDREAGIGMSSFRSDIGFSGNVREAVALSRNSPLGPPPLCSICQHKAPIFGKPPRWFTYAELELATGGFSQANFLAEGGFGSVHRGVLPDGQVIAVKQHKLASCQGDHEFCSEVEVLSCAQHRNVVMLIGFCIEDRRRLLVYEYICNGSLDAHLYGDHQEPLEWSARQKIAVGAARGLRYLHEECRVGCIVHRDMRPNNILITHDFEPLVGDFGLARWQPDGDAGVETRVIGTFGYLAPEYAQSGQVTEKADIYSFGVVLVELVTGRKAVDLNRPKGQQCLTEWARPLLEEYAIDELVDPRLEDCYSEHEVYCMLHAASLCIRQDPHSRPRMSQVLRILEGDMLMDSNYTSPRYDIGNHSGRVCADQQCYSGSLVNEALEEFNGKLYLDGLRSGTSRTSCADHL, from the exons ATGACCGAAGAACAGAAGGGAAAGCAGGAGAAAACCAGCTTGGGTATGACAGAGAAAGTTGTAGTTGCTGTTAAGGCATCCAAAGAAATTCCTAAGACTGCTCTGGTGTGGGCATTGACTCATGTTGTTCAACCTGGAGACTGCATTACGTTGCTTGTTGTTCCTTCACATGGTTCAG GTAGAAAATGGGGTTTTCCAAGATTTTCTGGTGACTGCTCGAGCAGTAGCCGCAAATCTCAATCAGGATCAAGTTCAGAGCAGAAATCTGGTATCAGTGATTCCTGCTCGCAAATGATCCTCCAGCTCCATGATGTTTATGACCCTAACAAG ATTAATGTCAAGATAAAAATTGTTTCTGGATCACCGTGTGGAGCAGTAGCTGTAGAGGCCAAGAGAGCCCAAGCTAGTTGGGTTGTACTGGACAA GCAGCTCAAACACGAGGAAAAACGATGCATGGAGGAGTTGCAATGCAACATAGTGATTATGAAGGGTTCTCGGGCAAAAGTGCTACGTCTTAACTTGGTTAGGTCACCTGAGAAGGAAGCTGAAGCTTCTTGTCAATTAAATCCTGATATGCAAGAAACATCTGTGAAGCATCCCGATAACAAAAATGGATCATCTGATTCTAGTAGGGGTATAGAGGCTGTTGTCACTCCAACCAGCAGTCCAGAGCTTGGAACGCCATTTTCTGCTACTGAAGCAGGAACTTCTTCAGTGTCTAGCTCGGATCCAGGCACTTCGCCTTTTTGCACCTCAGATAGGAATGCTGACTTGAAGAAAGGGGAATCAATAGTCATCAAGGAAAACCaggaccttgatgaatctagttcaGAAGCTGAGAGTGAAAATTTATCGTTATCTTCAGTGAGTTTAAGGTATCAACCATGGATAACAGAATATCTTACTTCTCAACATCAATCCTCACAACGCCTAGAAGAACCTTCAACTCGAGCTAATGTCAGGGTTCAAGGTTCTACATCAAAAGCCTTACTGGAGAAATTTTCAAAGCTTGATAGAGAAGCTGGAATAGGAATGTCAAGCTTTAGGAGTGATATTGGATTTAGTGGAAATGTAAGAGAAGCAGTTGCGTTATCCAGAAATTCCCCTCTTGGCCCTCCTCCATTGTGTTCAATATGTCAGCATAAGGCACCTATATTTGGAAAACCACCAAGGTGGTTTACCTATGCTGAGTTGGAGCTTGCAACTGGTGGATTTTCACAAGCTAATTTCTTGGCTGAGGGTGGGTTTGGATCTGTTCATAGAGGGGTACTCCCAGATGGACAGGTGATTGCAGTCAAGCAACACAAATTGGCTAGTTGTCAAGGAGATCATGAATTTTGCTCAGAAGTGGAAGTCCTCAGCTGTGCTCAGCACAGGAATGTTGTTATGCTGATTGGCTTTTGCATCGAGGATAGAAGGCGGCTGTTGGTTTATGAGTACATATGCAATGGATCTCTAGATGCTCATCTATATG GGGATCATCAGGAACCTTTAGAATGGTCTGCACGGCAAAAGATTGCTGTGGGAGCTGCTAGAGGTCTGAGATACCTTCATGAAGAATGCAGAGTTGGCTGCATTGTGCACCGTGACATGCGGCCGAACAACATTCTCATCACCCATGATTTTGAACCTTTG GTTGGTGATTTTGGCCTTGCAAGATGGCAGCCTGATGGTGATGCTGGAGTGGAAACAAGAGTGATTGGAACATTTGG GTATTTGGCACCAGAATATGCTCAAAGCGGCCAAGTCACCGAAAAAGCTGATATTTATTCCTTTGGAGTGGTGTTAGTTGAACTAGTTACAGGGCGGAAAGCGGTGGACCTTAATAGGCCTAAGGGCCAGCAATGTCTAACTGAATGG GCTCGTCCACTCTTGGAAGAATATGCTATAGATGAATTGGTGGACCCAAGATTGGAGGATTGCTATTCTGAGCATGAAGTCTATTGCATGCTCCATGCCGCATCATTATGCATTAGGCAGGATCCTCATTCTAGGCCTCGCATGTCACAG GTGCTACGCATATTGGAAGGTGACATGCTTATGGACTCGAATTACACATCGCCAAGATACGACATTGGGAACCACAGTGGCCGGGTTTGTGCAGACCAACAATGTTACAGTGGATCCCTGGTAAACGAGGCATTAGAAGAGTTCAATGGGAAGCTCTACCTTGACGGGCTAAGGTCAGGAACCAGCAGGACTTCGTGCGCAGATCATCTGTAA